The Eubacteriaceae bacterium Marseille-Q4139 genome has a window encoding:
- a CDS encoding CvpA family protein: MEAATILAGHWLEILVAVYLLGMILYGHYRGFIRLAVSAAALLITLIGVKLVLPYVTEWVKNETPVYEMVQDSMEKAIGMDEFLTEDPEVPWQGNTEEETSAIESLELPGLLKEVLIENNTAEVYQKLGVELFHDYIGRYLAELVIQIVTFVLLFLVVYILLRILVVWLDLMAKLPILSGMNQIAGALLGGAEALIVIWLLCLFFTALSGTGAGRAVMEQIAASKWLLFLYQHNLLANLFIGLLSMVV, translated from the coding sequence ATGGAAGCAGCAACGATACTTGCCGGGCACTGGCTTGAAATCCTTGTCGCGGTTTATCTTCTGGGAATGATCCTCTATGGACATTACAGGGGATTCATCCGTCTGGCGGTGTCCGCGGCGGCACTGCTCATTACGCTCATTGGCGTCAAACTGGTGCTCCCGTATGTGACAGAATGGGTGAAAAATGAGACGCCTGTTTACGAAATGGTTCAGGACAGCATGGAAAAGGCCATCGGCATGGACGAATTTTTAACAGAAGATCCGGAAGTGCCATGGCAGGGAAATACGGAAGAGGAGACATCGGCCATTGAAAGCTTGGAGCTTCCGGGGCTTTTGAAAGAGGTTCTGATTGAGAACAATACGGCAGAGGTCTATCAGAAGCTCGGCGTGGAGCTGTTCCACGACTATATTGGAAGGTACCTGGCGGAGCTGGTGATCCAGATTGTCACCTTTGTCCTGCTGTTTCTTGTCGTTTATATCCTCTTGCGGATTCTTGTGGTGTGGCTGGATCTGATGGCAAAGCTTCCAATCCTTTCAGGGATGAACCAGATTGCAGGCGCACTTTTGGGAGGCGCAGAGGCTCTGATTGTCATCTGGCTGCTCTGCCTTTTCTTCACGGCACTTTCGGGAACGGGAGCCGGACGGGCCGTGATGGAGCAGATTGCGGCAAGCAAGTGGCTGTTATTTTTGTACCAGCACAATCTTTTAGCCAATCTTTTCATTGGACTTTTGAGCATGGTTGTTTAA